The Victivallis sp. Marseille-Q1083 genome has a window encoding:
- a CDS encoding glucose/sorbosone family PQQ-dependent dehydrogenase, with translation MGDPVILIDGMPAGNDHNGGRLIFGPDGKLYLSKGEMGHNQFGNACLPIEAQRLPTAEEVKNQDWTAYVGKVLRFNPDGSIPEDNPVLNGVRSHVFTYGHRNPQGLTFGPDGILYSCEHGPSSDDEINLLEAGGNYGWPQVAGFRDNHGYVYANYSAAPNCKDLKWDANLIPDDVPKQQETDWNAPNFKEPLKTFYTVPGNYDYSDLRCADAGLDYIDWPTIAPSSILYYPKDAAVPAWRNSLIVTALKNGAVYIVRLSDSGRQVQGDVDKEFHSRNRYRGAAIDPSGERLFVITDNAGNGLDEALIPTGEMKNPGSILVFHYTGKN, from the coding sequence ATGGGCGATCCGGTCATCCTGATCGACGGAATGCCGGCCGGCAACGATCATAACGGCGGCCGTCTGATTTTCGGGCCGGACGGCAAATTGTATTTGTCCAAAGGAGAAATGGGGCACAACCAGTTCGGCAATGCCTGTCTGCCGATCGAAGCCCAGCGGCTGCCCACGGCCGAAGAGGTGAAGAACCAGGACTGGACCGCTTATGTCGGCAAAGTTCTGCGATTCAACCCCGACGGCAGCATCCCCGAGGACAATCCGGTCCTGAACGGGGTCCGCAGTCACGTTTTCACCTACGGGCACCGCAATCCGCAAGGCCTGACATTCGGTCCGGACGGTATTCTGTATTCCTGTGAGCATGGGCCATCCTCGGACGACGAAATCAACCTGCTGGAAGCCGGCGGCAATTACGGCTGGCCGCAGGTGGCCGGTTTCCGCGATAACCACGGTTATGTCTATGCCAATTATTCCGCCGCACCCAATTGCAAGGACTTGAAATGGGATGCCAACCTCATTCCCGACGATGTGCCGAAACAGCAGGAGACCGACTGGAATGCGCCCAATTTCAAAGAACCGCTCAAAACCTTCTACACCGTCCCCGGGAACTATGATTACAGCGATCTGCGCTGTGCCGACGCCGGGCTCGATTATATCGACTGGCCGACCATTGCGCCGTCCAGCATTCTGTATTATCCGAAGGATGCAGCGGTGCCGGCCTGGCGCAATTCGCTGATCGTCACCGCCCTCAAAAACGGCGCCGTCTATATCGTGAGATTGAGCGACAGCGGCCGCCAAGTCCAGGGTGATGTGGATAAAGAATTCCATAGCCGGAACCGTTACCGGGGCGCCGCAATCGACCCGAGCGGGGAGCGGCTCTTTGTCATCACGGACAATGCCGGCAACGGGTTGGACGAAGCGCTCATTCCTACCGGAGAAATGAAAAATCCGGGGAGCATTCTCGTCTTTCACTATACTGGAAAGAACTAA
- a CDS encoding PQQ-dependent sugar dehydrogenase: protein MWIRRTGMGGILAALCLAAAGCGTTVPTGTNAGEFKKLPLTQFEGYVLTEGLDSPWNLVWGPDNWLWVSERAGKRITRVNPDTGEKKVVGTIDEAYPDTPHEGVLGFALSPELLKGGGNDSLYVYYIHRVDGQRQGRIARYMMPSGRRWAIRSS, encoded by the coding sequence ATGTGGATTCGCAGAACGGGAATGGGCGGCATTCTGGCCGCGCTGTGCTTGGCGGCGGCGGGTTGCGGGACGACGGTTCCGACCGGCACGAATGCGGGAGAATTCAAAAAACTGCCTCTGACGCAATTCGAAGGATATGTCTTGACCGAAGGGCTTGATTCGCCATGGAATCTGGTGTGGGGACCGGACAATTGGCTCTGGGTCTCGGAACGGGCCGGAAAACGAATCACCCGCGTCAACCCGGATACCGGCGAAAAGAAAGTTGTCGGCACCATCGACGAAGCTTATCCCGATACGCCGCACGAAGGCGTCCTCGGCTTTGCGTTATCGCCGGAGCTGCTCAAAGGCGGCGGCAATGATTCTTTGTATGTCTACTACATTCACCGCGTCGACGGCCAACGCCAGGGACGCATCGCCCGTTATATGATGCCAAGCGGCAGACGATGGGCGATCCGGTCATCCTGA
- a CDS encoding GntR family transcriptional regulator yields the protein MLEQLEKRRYTCRDIARELETYIVGNQLAEGVALSSTVDIARRYDVSEKTVHRAIGHLVDKGMVYRVRGNGTYVRNALSTSNSLRIGIFDFTCATMEIPALDRLAFDNEMQEFYHALESGGHSVELFFDSSPANVRALLRVNLEAFDVIVVKAGYLDNLDARRKLLETKTKIILYGDDAFNYGPWHQVFYDYRNGFKNALLYLCDRKFKEIFVAGCMGLITWERRFGALAGIADEIGFGAEHLHLMPGPVNFDLPVLFGRECGKYFLRHFKCNTAIVSLSDYLTVGIMDALKDHGLQLGRDVILVSYDNLLRQLPSFTSKCHFSSIVHPLPAAYRQMLKLVTEVASDRHNEYFRAYAIAAHDFIYED from the coding sequence ATGTTGGAGCAGCTCGAAAAAAGGCGTTATACCTGCCGTGATATTGCTCGGGAACTGGAAACTTATATTGTCGGCAATCAACTGGCCGAAGGCGTGGCTTTGTCCAGTACGGTCGATATCGCCCGGCGCTATGACGTTTCGGAAAAAACCGTTCACCGGGCCATCGGGCATCTGGTGGACAAGGGGATGGTTTACCGGGTGCGCGGCAATGGGACTTATGTCCGCAATGCCTTGAGTACCAGCAATAGTTTGCGGATCGGTATTTTTGACTTCACTTGTGCGACGATGGAAATTCCGGCGTTGGACCGCTTGGCGTTCGACAATGAAATGCAGGAATTTTATCATGCGCTGGAAAGCGGCGGTCATTCGGTGGAGTTATTTTTCGACTCTTCGCCGGCGAATGTCCGGGCGTTGTTGCGCGTCAACCTTGAGGCATTTGATGTGATCGTGGTCAAAGCCGGTTATCTGGATAATCTGGATGCCAGAAGGAAATTGCTTGAAACCAAAACCAAAATCATTTTGTATGGCGACGACGCTTTCAATTACGGTCCCTGGCATCAAGTCTTTTACGATTACCGGAATGGCTTTAAAAATGCTTTGCTTTATCTATGCGATCGGAAATTCAAGGAGATTTTTGTTGCCGGCTGCATGGGGTTGATCACTTGGGAACGGCGTTTCGGTGCCTTGGCTGGGATCGCAGACGAAATCGGTTTTGGCGCAGAACATCTGCATTTGATGCCAGGACCGGTCAATTTCGATTTGCCGGTGTTGTTCGGCAGGGAATGCGGTAAATATTTCCTCCGTCACTTTAAATGCAATACCGCCATTGTTTCTTTGAGCGATTATCTAACCGTCGGCATCATGGATGCGTTGAAAGATCATGGTTTGCAATTGGGCCGTGATGTCATTCTGGTCAGTTATGACAATTTGCTCCGACAATTGCCGTCCTTTACCAGCAAATGTCATTTCAGTTCGATCGTTCACCCGTTACCGGCGGCTTATCGGCAGATGTTGAAATTGGTGACGGAAGTGGCGTCGGACCGACACAATGAATATTTCCGGGCCTACGCCATCGCCGCCCATGATTTTATTTATGAAGATTAG